In the genome of Deltaproteobacteria bacterium, one region contains:
- a CDS encoding NAD(P)-dependent oxidoreductase codes for MNNRQRKNEHSIRLGITGATGYVGKKLVELAISRGYKVVCLSRQSHLDNDLFNNVEIIQGNLSDYKIIQQFVSEIDVCIHLAAQVSATNKFEYRKVNIEGTRNICEAIRHTAPTCRLVYCSSVAVLRVNPWLPFLSTEYARSKRQATQLVKEYQYKYKLHASIIYPGLVFGPGDTTFFPNIIKNLKKGRLFFIHGGEKNAPLIYIDDLCEMLLRSAINPASDGKEFLGVSPGDIGIHDFIRCIAQKIEIEPPKLKLPKLPLLIMALFLEIIWRIIGRTDQPPLSRRVVDVLSINFKNISKWDNDALDWQPAILIVNGIEPAINWWKHNQLRD; via the coding sequence CACTCAATACGTCTGGGGATTACTGGCGCGACTGGCTATGTTGGTAAAAAACTTGTTGAGTTGGCAATAAGTCGCGGCTATAAAGTCGTTTGTTTATCGCGTCAATCGCACTTAGATAATGATTTATTTAATAATGTAGAAATCATTCAGGGGAATCTTTCTGATTATAAAATCATTCAACAATTCGTTTCAGAGATAGATGTTTGCATACATCTTGCTGCGCAAGTATCAGCGACTAATAAGTTTGAATACAGAAAAGTAAACATTGAAGGAACTCGTAATATCTGCGAAGCTATTAGACATACTGCTCCAACTTGCCGATTAGTTTATTGCTCAAGCGTTGCTGTCTTGCGAGTAAATCCATGGTTGCCATTTTTAAGTACTGAATATGCACGAAGTAAAAGACAAGCAACACAGTTAGTTAAAGAATATCAATATAAATATAAGTTACATGCATCCATCATCTATCCCGGATTGGTGTTTGGACCCGGTGACACAACTTTTTTTCCAAATATTATAAAAAACTTAAAAAAAGGTCGTCTCTTTTTTATTCACGGTGGCGAAAAAAATGCTCCACTAATTTATATTGATGACTTATGTGAAATGCTTCTTAGGTCTGCAATAAATCCTGCATCTGATGGCAAAGAGTTCCTTGGGGTATCACCAGGTGATATCGGTATTCATGATTTTATTAGATGTATTGCTCAAAAGATTGAAATCGAACCTCCCAAATTAAAACTACCTAAATTGCCACTTTTAATTATGGCACTATTTTTAGAAATTATATGGCGAATTATTGGTCGTACAGATCAACCACCATTATCCAGACGAGTTGTCGATGTATTATCAATAAATTTTAAAAATATTTCTAAATGGGATAACGATGCTTTAGATTGGCAACCTGCAATTTTAATAGTGAATGGTATTGAACCAGCTATTAACTGGTGGAAACATAATCAACTAAGAGATTAG